From a single Aliidongia dinghuensis genomic region:
- a CDS encoding PEP-CTERM sorting domain-containing protein: MSVRKFVIGAVLSAGLCGAARAEIIDLSYVGTPTNIGSSNYGLESASGTGTLAIPDGLTSFSASDVTSFSFSLTLNGNPSGVPVTDTDLYTSRADLLSLSGTLDAGGNLLSLAFSTATDDSGDFYFPGEVLFMATSSSPNASSTGNFDIGPLDVGTLTASSDPTTPVPEPATIVMLGTALLGFAGIRYKRR, translated from the coding sequence GTGTCTGTCAGAAAATTCGTCATCGGGGCTGTGCTATCGGCCGGCCTCTGCGGTGCCGCGCGAGCGGAAATCATCGATTTGTCCTACGTTGGTACGCCCACAAATATCGGCTCCTCCAATTACGGTCTGGAGTCGGCTTCCGGCACCGGCACCCTGGCCATCCCCGACGGACTGACCAGTTTCTCGGCGAGCGACGTGACGAGCTTCTCGTTCTCCCTGACCCTGAACGGCAACCCATCCGGTGTTCCGGTCACCGATACCGACCTGTACACCAGCCGAGCCGATCTCCTGTCGCTGTCGGGCACGCTCGATGCCGGGGGCAACCTGCTGTCGCTTGCCTTCTCCACCGCGACGGACGACAGCGGCGACTTCTACTTCCCGGGCGAGGTGCTGTTCATGGCGACCTCTTCGTCGCCGAACGCGTCCTCCACCGGCAACTTCGACATTGGCCCGCTGGACGTCGGCACCTTGACCGCGAGCAGCGATCCCACCACCCCCGTTCCCGAGCCGGCAACGATCGTGATGTTGGGCACGGCCCTGCTGGGGTTTGCTGGCATTCGGTACAAGCGACGCTAA
- a CDS encoding DUF6471 domain-containing protein yields the protein MKTEDEWADEVKRILRAEMTRRGITYDQLQEKLAAIGVHETNANLRNKVARGKFTAVFLLQCLSALDAKTLNIN from the coding sequence ATGAAAACCGAGGATGAATGGGCGGACGAGGTCAAGCGGATCTTGCGGGCCGAGATGACGCGGCGCGGAATTACGTATGATCAGTTGCAGGAAAAGCTAGCAGCTATCGGCGTGCACGAAACGAATGCCAACCTTCGAAATAAGGTGGCCCGCGGCAAGTTCACGGCCGTGTTCTTGCTTCAATGCCTGTCCGCGTTAGATGCAAAAACACTAAATATTAATTAG